The following are encoded together in the Populus trichocarpa isolate Nisqually-1 chromosome 5, P.trichocarpa_v4.1, whole genome shotgun sequence genome:
- the LOC18099306 gene encoding G-box-binding factor 1 produces the protein MGTREESTPAKPSKPASSNQEIPATPSYPDWSNSVQAYYGAGATPPPFFASTVASPTPHPYIWGSQHPLIPPYGTPVPYPALYPAGGVYAHPNMAPTPNSAPANTELEGKVPDGKDHASAKKAKGTSGGKAGESGKAISDSGNDGASQSAESGTDGSSDSSDENTNQQENAANKKGSFNQMLADANAQSNSAGANIQTSVPGKPVVSMPATNLNIGMDLWNASPDASGTTKMRPNPSGASSGIVPAGMPEQWIQDERELKRQKRKQSNRESARRSRLRKQAECEELQVRVENLSNDNCNLRDELQSLSEECNKLKSENDFIKEELTRLYGPEAVANLEQTNPVSDPKSHGGEGDS, from the exons ATGGGGACAAGGGAAGAAAGCACACCTGCTAAGCCTTCCAAACCAGCATCTTCAAATCAg GAAATACCCGCAACGCCTTCATATCCTGATTGGTCAAATTCTGTGCAG GCTTATTATGGTGCTGGAGCTACCCCACCTCCCTTTTTTGCCTCAACAGTTGCCTCACCGACGCCTCATCCCTATATTTGGGGAAGCCAG CATCCTTTAATCCCACCTTATGGAACCCCGGTTCCATACCCAGCTTTATATCCTGCAGGGGGAGTGTATGCCCATCCAAACATGGCCCCG ACACCAAATTCAGCACCGGCAAATACAGAGTTGGAAGGAAAGGTCCCTGACGGAAAGGACCATGCTTCAGCTAAAAAAGCTAAGGGAACTTCAGGAGGAAAAGCTGGAGAGAGTGGAAAGGCTATTTCAGATTCAGGAAATGATGGTGCCTCCCAAAG TGCTGAAAGTGGTACAGATGGCTCATCTGATTCCAGTGATGAGAATACTAACCAGCAG GAAAATGCTGCAAACAAGAAAGGAAGCTTCAACCAGATGCTTGCAGATG CCAATGCACAAAGTAACTCAGCCGGAGCAAATATCCAGACTTCTGTGCCTGGGAAGCCTGTGGTGTCTATGCCTGCAACTAATCTAAACATTGGGATGGACTTGTGGAATGCATCTCCAGATGCTTCTGGAACTACAAAAATGAGACCAAATCCATCCGGTGCCTCATCCGGTATTGTTCCTGCTGGAATGCCTGAACAATGGATTCAA GATGAACGTGAATTGAAAAGACAGAAGAGGAAACAATCTAATAGAGAGTCAGCCAGAAGGTCAAGGTTACGTAAACAG GCAGAGTGTGAAGAGTTACAAGTCAGGGTAGAGAATTTGAGCAATGACAATTGCAATCTTAGAGATGAATTGCAGAGCCTCTCCGAAGAATGCAACAAGCTTAAATCCGAAAACGATTTCATTAAG GAGGAGTTGACTCGGTTGTATGGACCGGAAGCAGT